From Sparus aurata chromosome 9, fSpaAur1.1, whole genome shotgun sequence, a single genomic window includes:
- the LOC115587468 gene encoding golgin subfamily A member 6-like protein 7 codes for MQSVAATNGPNMPAAVQLGTREQPPHPIVQGLRQSLYLPTNEIKSLKEQMKSLLTENADLKTSQVNFTQLQKELTDKDKALERAKTTALVLGYASKEWKTRCEVMEKGLAQNTFLLQELNTKLQEQEQVLTSRQGEVSHLQEELQKTTSFLNSEVKKRQARTKAHAETLQQMSLKDIQINKIEGQWKSKCDGLEESHVSNSTQLQELNAKLQEQERVLTSRQVEVRRLKEKLNHSEHLLKEAVWKRRFNTKDHVDTLDQPAPTESHVSNSTQSQELNTKLQEQEQVLTNRQGEVSCLQEELQKTTSLLNREIKKR; via the exons ATGCAGTCTGTTGCTGCCACTAACGGCCCGAACATGCcggctgcagtacagctgggGACCCGTGAGCAGCCCCCTCACCCAATCGTGCAGGGACTCAGACAGTCCCTTTACTTACCCACCAATGAGATTAAGTCTCTGAAAGAGCAGATGAAATCTCTTTTGACTGAGAATGCTGACTTGAAAACCAGCCAGGTCAACTTCACCCAACTCCAGAAAGAGCTGACCGACAAGGATAAAGCTCTAGAAAGGGCCAAAACCACCGCACTTGTGCTCGGTTATGCATCAAAGGAGTGGAAGACGAGATGTGAGGTCATGGAGAAAGGCCTCGCCCAAAACACATTCCTGCTGCAG gagCTCAACACTAAACTGCAAGAGCAGGAGCAGGTGTTGACCAGCAGGCAGGGGGAGGTGAGCCATCTCCAAGAGGAGCTTCAGAAAACAACTAGTTTTCTCAACAGCGAAGTTAAAAAACGTCAGGCAAGAACAAAAGCCCACGCAGAGACCCTGCAACAGATGTCTCTCAAAGACATCCAGATCAACAAGATTGAAGGACAGTGGAAGAGCAAGTGTGACGGTCTGGAAGAGAGCCATGTCTCCAACTCCACCCAGCTGCAG gAGCTCAACGCCAAACTGCAAGAACAGGAGCGGGTGTTGACCAgcaggcaggtggaggtgagacgCCTCAAAGAGAAACTAAACCACAGTGAACACCTCCTCAAGGAGGCCGTTTGGAAAAGGAGGTTCAACACGAAAGACCACGTGGACACCTTGGACCAGCCGGCTCCGACAGAGAGCCATGTCTCCAACTCCACACAGTCGCAG gagCTCAACACTAAACTGCAAGAGCAGGAGCAGGTGTTGACCAACAGGCAGGGGGAGGTAAGCTGTCTCCAAGAGGAGCTTCAGAAAACAACTAGTCTCCTCAACAGGGAAATTAAAAAACGTTAG